In Chloracidobacterium sp., the following proteins share a genomic window:
- a CDS encoding HD domain-containing protein: protein MMSDAPTTVLDLATAVRDAGGRAMLNGGCVRDPLLTPPQASKDWDLEIYGVEAERLREIIARFGEVNVVGEAFAVYKVGRHLDVSLPRRERKASRGHRGFIVEGDPSMSFEDACRRRDFTINAILKDPLTGEIVDPFDGQSDIARRTLRMVSPDTFAEDSLRVLRGAQFAARFEFEIEPETADVCRTIDVTDLPRERIWGELEKLLLKARQPSIGLRWLYDLGVVDQIFPELASLVGVPQEPDWHPEGDVDVHTLMVCDEARRLIDDLDRARQAAVMLGALCHDLGKPPTTEQIDGRIRSRGHDEAGVEPTLSLLDRLGIFTLDGFDVREQIVQLVRYHLVPGEWHKAKSPVGDGAFRRLARKVEPDLLYRVAKADTLGRYPQGDRSKMIFGSEAQEWFIEKVRSLQVEKRAPEPILKGRHLIELGLEPGPDFKRILDAVYELQLDGKIRDLEEAIETAKNTKTH from the coding sequence ATGATGAGCGACGCTCCAACAACCGTGCTCGACCTGGCAACGGCCGTCCGCGATGCGGGCGGGCGGGCGATGTTGAATGGCGGCTGCGTTCGCGATCCGTTGCTCACGCCGCCGCAGGCATCGAAGGACTGGGACCTTGAGATCTACGGCGTTGAGGCGGAGCGGCTGCGTGAGATCATTGCGAGATTTGGCGAGGTCAATGTCGTCGGCGAGGCGTTCGCGGTCTATAAGGTCGGGCGGCATTTGGACGTTTCGCTGCCGCGCCGGGAGCGAAAAGCGTCTCGCGGGCATCGCGGGTTTATTGTCGAGGGCGATCCGTCGATGTCGTTTGAGGATGCATGCAGACGGCGGGATTTTACGATCAACGCGATACTGAAAGACCCGCTCACGGGCGAGATCGTCGATCCGTTTGACGGTCAGAGTGACATTGCACGCCGCACGCTGCGGATGGTATCACCCGATACATTTGCCGAGGACAGCCTCCGAGTGCTGCGCGGGGCGCAGTTTGCGGCGAGGTTTGAGTTTGAGATCGAGCCCGAAACGGCCGACGTTTGCCGCACGATCGATGTGACCGATCTGCCGCGCGAACGCATCTGGGGCGAGCTTGAAAAACTGCTGCTAAAGGCACGGCAACCGTCGATCGGACTGCGTTGGCTTTATGATCTTGGTGTTGTCGATCAGATATTTCCAGAGCTTGCGTCGTTGGTCGGCGTGCCGCAGGAGCCAGATTGGCATCCTGAGGGCGACGTTGACGTTCACACACTGATGGTCTGCGACGAGGCGCGAAGGCTGATCGACGATCTCGATCGCGCACGTCAGGCCGCCGTCATGCTCGGAGCTCTTTGCCACGACCTCGGCAAACCGCCGACAACGGAGCAGATCGACGGCCGTATCCGCTCGCGCGGACACGACGAAGCGGGCGTTGAACCGACATTATCGTTGCTCGACCGTCTCGGCATCTTTACGCTTGATGGTTTTGATGTGCGCGAACAGATCGTCCAACTCGTCCGCTATCACCTCGTCCCCGGCGAATGGCACAAGGCCAAATCGCCCGTCGGCGACGGAGCATTCCGCCGCCTCGCCCGCAAGGTCGAGCCCGACCTGCTCTATCGTGTCGCCAAAGCCGACACCCTCGGCCGCTACCCGCAAGGCGACCGCAGCAAGATGATCTTCGGCTCCGAAGCGCAGGAATGGTTCATCGAAAAGGTCCGCTCCCTACAGGTCGAGAAACGCGCCCCCGAACCCATCCTAAAAGGCCGCCATCTGATCGAACTAGGCCTCGAACCCGGCCCGGACTTCAAACGCATTCTCGATGCGGTCTATGAGTTGCAATTAGACGGGAAGATAAGGGACCTGGAAGAAGCGATAGAAACCGCGAAAAACACGAAAACACACTAA
- a CDS encoding DUF4118 domain-containing protein encodes MSLGRRKRLLRYGISVGAVLAVSFALLLASERINQITVAMAFLLIVLSSATFFGRNPALLASFAAMLCFNYYFLPPIGELHIAEPQNLIAWAAFTVTAIMAGELSSYARRRAREAERLYDELQEAFETATHTEALKQSEKLKSALLDAVTHDLRTPLTSIKASVTTLLDSEGGQRTIELDSEGRAEFLSIINEETDRLNGFIEGMVALARVEAGSTDAGSISSVDEIIVAAVERAMPVTGAHILKVDTGDQLMVKADAGAVAEVIYNLLENAAKYSPSGSTIAINAAANSGSLTISVNDEGRGIPNDLRERVFEKFVRLGEGPASGLGLGLAIARGIVEAQGGTISVEDGEHGRGAKIVVELPAANR; translated from the coding sequence ATGAGCTTGGGCCGACGAAAGAGACTGCTGCGGTACGGCATTTCGGTCGGTGCCGTTCTGGCAGTCTCGTTTGCTTTGCTCTTGGCATCCGAACGTATCAACCAGATCACAGTAGCGATGGCGTTCCTGCTGATCGTGTTGTCGTCGGCAACGTTTTTCGGGCGCAATCCGGCGTTGTTGGCGTCGTTTGCGGCGATGCTGTGTTTCAACTACTATTTTTTGCCGCCTATCGGCGAACTGCACATCGCGGAACCGCAAAACCTCATCGCGTGGGCCGCATTTACGGTTACCGCGATCATGGCGGGCGAACTTTCGAGTTATGCTCGGAGGCGAGCTCGCGAGGCGGAACGGCTTTATGACGAGTTGCAGGAGGCCTTTGAGACGGCAACCCACACTGAGGCACTAAAGCAGAGTGAAAAGCTAAAGTCCGCACTCCTCGATGCCGTCACGCACGACCTGCGGACGCCGTTGACATCGATAAAGGCTTCAGTAACAACGCTTCTCGACAGCGAAGGCGGTCAACGCACGATCGAACTCGACAGCGAGGGCCGAGCGGAATTCCTCTCGATCATCAACGAAGAGACTGACCGGCTCAACGGCTTTATCGAAGGGATGGTCGCGCTCGCACGCGTCGAGGCGGGCTCGACTGACGCGGGTTCGATATCTAGCGTCGATGAGATCATCGTGGCGGCCGTTGAGCGTGCCATGCCCGTTACGGGGGCGCACATCCTTAAGGTCGATACGGGCGATCAGCTTATGGTGAAGGCAGATGCCGGAGCTGTTGCCGAGGTAATCTATAATTTGCTTGAGAATGCGGCGAAATATTCACCTTCGGGATCGACGATCGCGATCAATGCAGCTGCCAATAGCGGCAGCCTTACGATCTCGGTCAACGACGAGGGCAGGGGCATCCCGAATGATCTGCGGGAACGGGTATTCGAAAAGTTTGTCCGGCTGGGCGAAGGCCCGGCGAGTGGCTTGGGCCTCGGCCTTGCGATCGCGCGCGGCATAGTCGAGGCTCAGGGCGGAACGATAAGCGTCGAGGATGGCGAGCACGGGCGAGGTGCGAAGATAGTAGTCGAGCTTCCGGCGGCCAACAGATGA
- a CDS encoding amino acid transporter produces the protein MCLTGLDYFSTLGYQPGIAFAAAGVLSPIATLILVMLTLFGALPIYNRVAAESPHGQGSISMLEHLLSRWKSKLFVLALLGFVATDFVITITLSAADAAAHVIHNSFIEEHLPQFDHPVAVTLAMIALLAAVFFKGFKEAIGIAVFLVAVYLALNLVVIAAGVYHLLLEPSLLANWRTAVFTNAATGGTRSMFMIAGLALLVFPKLALGLSGFETGVAVMPLIDNPNRIRKTRKLLRTAALIMSFFLIFSSLITSVLIPVQEFEEGGKAQGRALAFIAHQYLGEIFGSVYDVSTILILWFAGASAMAGLLSIVPRYLPRYGMAPNWARSTRPLVLIFTVICFAITYIFSADVEAQGGAYATGVLVLITSGAIAVTISAWVRKQSVKWAFGFIAVVFSYTTITNIVERPDGIKIASLFILGIVVASFISRAMRTTEVRIQKIEMDRTAERFIEDLAEGDIRIVTNRREEGDLTEYRFKEHEKRVDNHIPANDPILFYEIEIGDASEFSGKLRITGVDIDGYRILRTHAPAVPNAIAALLLHLRDKTGKIPHVYFGWSEGNPVKYLIRYILFGEGDTAPVTREILRQAEPDPELRPSVHVGG, from the coding sequence ATGTGTCTGACGGGCCTCGACTATTTCTCGACGCTCGGCTACCAGCCGGGCATTGCCTTCGCGGCCGCCGGTGTCCTCTCGCCGATCGCCACGCTGATCCTGGTAATGCTGACACTCTTTGGAGCGCTGCCGATCTATAATCGCGTCGCGGCCGAGAGCCCACATGGCCAAGGATCGATCTCGATGCTCGAGCATCTGCTTTCACGCTGGAAGAGCAAGCTGTTTGTCCTCGCCCTGCTTGGCTTTGTAGCGACCGATTTTGTCATCACCATCACGCTCTCCGCAGCTGATGCCGCTGCTCATGTGATCCACAATAGTTTTATCGAGGAGCACCTGCCCCAGTTCGACCATCCGGTCGCGGTCACGCTCGCGATGATCGCCCTGCTCGCGGCCGTCTTCTTCAAAGGTTTTAAGGAAGCGATCGGTATTGCCGTGTTTCTGGTCGCCGTGTATCTCGCGCTGAATCTTGTCGTGATCGCAGCCGGTGTTTATCACCTGCTGCTCGAACCGTCGCTGCTAGCAAATTGGCGGACTGCCGTCTTTACCAACGCCGCGACCGGCGGTACGCGAAGCATGTTCATGATAGCGGGCCTTGCCCTGCTTGTTTTCCCAAAGCTCGCCCTCGGCCTGTCAGGATTTGAAACAGGTGTTGCCGTGATGCCCCTCATTGACAACCCTAACCGTATCCGCAAAACGCGAAAGCTGCTCCGCACGGCGGCGTTGATAATGAGTTTTTTTCTCATCTTCAGCAGCCTGATCACGAGCGTCCTGATCCCGGTTCAGGAATTCGAAGAGGGCGGCAAAGCTCAGGGGCGTGCTCTGGCTTTTATTGCACATCAATACCTTGGCGAGATATTTGGCAGTGTCTATGATGTCAGCACGATTCTGATCCTTTGGTTTGCGGGTGCGTCGGCAATGGCCGGGCTGCTGAGTATCGTCCCACGCTATCTGCCGCGATATGGAATGGCCCCGAACTGGGCACGTTCAACGCGCCCGCTCGTGCTGATCTTTACGGTGATCTGTTTTGCGATCACCTACATCTTTTCCGCAGATGTCGAGGCCCAGGGCGGCGCCTATGCCACGGGCGTCCTGGTGCTGATCACATCCGGAGCGATCGCTGTCACGATCTCGGCATGGGTCCGCAAACAGTCCGTAAAATGGGCATTTGGGTTCATAGCCGTGGTGTTCTCATACACGACGATCACAAACATCGTCGAACGGCCCGACGGTATAAAGATCGCATCGCTATTCATCCTCGGCATCGTAGTCGCATCATTCATTTCCAGGGCAATGCGGACGACCGAGGTTCGTATCCAGAAGATAGAGATGGATCGGACGGCCGAGAGGTTTATTGAAGACCTTGCTGAGGGTGATATTCGCATCGTTACGAATCGCCGCGAGGAAGGAGATCTGACCGAGTATCGCTTTAAGGAACATGAGAAACGCGTCGATAATCACATTCCGGCGAATGACCCGATCCTTTTTTATGAGATCGAAATCGGTGATGCCTCTGAGTTTTCGGGAAAACTCAGGATCACGGGTGTCGATATCGACGGCTATCGGATCCTCCGAACACACGCACCGGCAGTCCCAAACGCTATTGCCGCGCTGCTGCTGCACCTGAGGGACAAGACGGGCAAGATACCGCACGTTTACTTTGGCTGGAGCGAGGGAAACCCGGTCAAATACCTTATTCGTTACATCCTTTTTGGCGAGGGCGATACTGCCCCCGTGACTCGTGAGATATTGCGGCAGGCCGAACCCGACCCTGAGCTGCGTCCGAGCGTGCATGTGGGCGGCTAA
- the rpoD gene encoding RNA polymerase sigma factor RpoD has protein sequence MPDYDEKQDLVDRLIARGKRKKGLSLDDLHRELPANMLSAEDIEDVLERLESADISVAESDAQLLERASSLALDDEEETAEEEEDLDLDLSAGVLDKSNDPVRLYLREMGVVPLLNREGEVAIAKRIERGQIKTHKTISRSPIAVERLLKIGEDLVAGKQGIRETVVFSEQAEISVEEDKAEEYLRWTLEGIESIRGNYQVALKSWTQLLNEQEKTAGKKTKKLLRLKRNTARLRLDIAQEIKNLNLTERSRQVLIAAIRKVVGDIKDAEKTIKKAKDKLEKKPEAPVKKELNAKVREAKAVIAEIEEKYRLPAVEIKRSLQTINVGEFETNKAKRELVEANLRLVVSIAKKYTNRGLQFLDLIQEGNIGLMKAVDKFEWRRGYKFSTYATWWIRQAITRAIADQARTIRIPVHMIETINKLIRTSRLLVQELGREPTSEEIAKRMDIPVSKVRKVLKIAQEPISLETPIGEEEDSHLGDFIEDRSILNPAESVTFSNLREITDEVLATLTPREEKVIKMRFGLGSTGSEHTLEEVGQHFAVTRERIRQIEAKALRKLRHPSRSRRLKAFLEGKP, from the coding sequence ATGCCCGATTACGACGAGAAACAAGACTTAGTAGACCGCCTGATAGCCCGCGGCAAGCGCAAGAAGGGGCTGAGCCTCGATGACCTTCATCGTGAGCTGCCGGCAAATATGCTCTCAGCTGAGGACATTGAGGATGTCCTCGAACGCCTGGAGAGCGCCGATATCTCCGTAGCCGAATCGGATGCCCAATTGCTCGAACGCGCCTCAAGTCTCGCCCTCGACGACGAAGAGGAAACGGCGGAAGAGGAAGAGGATCTCGACCTCGATCTGTCGGCCGGTGTGCTCGATAAATCAAATGACCCGGTTCGCCTTTACCTGCGCGAGATGGGCGTCGTGCCGCTGCTCAACCGTGAGGGCGAGGTTGCTATTGCCAAGCGCATCGAGCGCGGCCAGATCAAAACGCATAAGACCATTTCGCGTTCGCCCATCGCCGTCGAACGCCTGCTCAAGATCGGCGAAGACCTCGTCGCAGGCAAACAGGGCATCCGCGAGACGGTCGTATTTAGCGAACAGGCCGAGATCTCGGTCGAGGAGGACAAGGCCGAGGAGTATCTGCGCTGGACGCTTGAGGGCATCGAGAGCATTCGCGGCAACTATCAAGTAGCACTTAAATCGTGGACGCAACTCCTCAACGAGCAGGAAAAGACGGCCGGTAAAAAGACCAAAAAGCTGCTTCGCCTCAAGCGAAACACCGCCCGCCTGCGTCTCGATATCGCCCAGGAGATCAAGAATCTCAACCTGACCGAGCGTTCGCGCCAGGTGTTGATCGCAGCCATTCGAAAGGTTGTGGGTGATATCAAGGACGCTGAAAAAACGATCAAGAAGGCCAAGGACAAGCTCGAGAAAAAACCCGAAGCACCTGTAAAGAAAGAACTTAACGCCAAGGTCCGCGAGGCCAAGGCCGTCATCGCTGAGATCGAGGAAAAGTACCGCCTGCCTGCCGTCGAGATCAAGCGTTCGCTGCAGACGATCAACGTTGGTGAATTTGAGACCAATAAGGCCAAACGCGAACTAGTCGAGGCCAACCTGCGTCTCGTCGTCTCGATCGCCAAGAAATACACCAACCGCGGCCTGCAGTTCCTCGACCTCATTCAGGAAGGCAATATCGGCCTGATGAAGGCCGTTGATAAATTCGAGTGGCGACGCGGCTATAAGTTCTCGACCTACGCCACGTGGTGGATCCGCCAAGCCATCACGCGTGCTATCGCCGACCAGGCACGCACGATCCGCATTCCGGTGCACATGATCGAAACGATCAACAAGCTGATCCGCACCTCGCGCCTGCTGGTTCAGGAACTCGGTCGCGAACCGACGAGCGAGGAGATCGCAAAGCGGATGGACATTCCGGTCTCAAAGGTCCGCAAGGTCCTAAAGATCGCGCAGGAACCGATCTCGCTCGAAACGCCCATAGGCGAAGAAGAAGATTCACACCTCGGCGATTTTATCGAGGACCGCTCGATACTGAATCCGGCCGAATCGGTGACGTTCTCAAACCTCCGCGAGATCACAGACGAAGTGCTCGCCACGCTCACGCCGCGTGAGGAAAAGGTCATCAAGATGCGCTTCGGCCTCGGCTCGACCGGCAGCGAGCACACGCTCGAAGAGGTCGGCCAACACTTCGCCGTCACCCGCGAACGCATCCGCCAGATCGAGGCAAAAGCCCTGAGAAAGCTGCGGCATCCGTCGCGGTCGCGGCGGCTAAAAGCCTTTCTCGAAGGAAAACCATAA
- a CDS encoding response regulator transcription factor has translation MSENKKVLVIDDEPQITRVLRHSLSAHRYDVRTAADGVSGLETFRDWHPDLVITDLQMPEMDGIAVCREIRKAFAVPIIVLSVRGEERTKVEALDAGADDYVTKPFGIDELLARVRAALRRSRNEEDASAPLVDGDFRIDTATRQVIVAGKTVHLTPKEFDLLSFLFRNRGRVVTHRAILAAVWGGDYTEQTEYLRVFIGQLRKKIEAEPSQPRYILTEPWVGYRFSPLPL, from the coding sequence ATGAGTGAGAACAAAAAAGTTCTTGTGATCGACGACGAACCGCAGATCACGCGGGTCCTTCGACACAGCCTGTCGGCCCACAGGTATGATGTGCGCACCGCCGCGGACGGCGTCTCGGGCTTGGAGACGTTTCGTGACTGGCATCCGGACCTTGTCATTACGGACTTACAGATGCCCGAAATGGACGGGATCGCTGTCTGCCGTGAAATACGAAAGGCTTTTGCCGTGCCGATCATCGTTCTGTCCGTTCGCGGAGAGGAACGCACTAAGGTCGAGGCCCTCGACGCCGGAGCCGACGATTATGTAACAAAACCATTCGGCATTGATGAGCTTTTGGCCCGCGTCAGGGCTGCATTGAGACGATCACGGAATGAGGAAGATGCGTCTGCACCCCTCGTTGACGGCGATTTTAGGATCGACACCGCGACGCGACAGGTGATTGTCGCCGGCAAGACGGTGCATCTTACACCCAAAGAGTTTGACCTGCTCAGCTTCCTGTTTCGCAATCGGGGCCGCGTAGTGACGCACCGAGCGATCCTCGCCGCTGTCTGGGGCGGCGACTACACCGAACAGACAGAATACCTTCGCGTCTTTATCGGCCAACTCCGCAAGAAGATCGAGGCCGAGCCCTCGCAGCCGCGATATATACTGACCGAGCCATGGGTCGGCTATCGCTTTTCGCCCCTACCTTTATAG
- a CDS encoding PIN domain-containing protein, with translation MQILLDTDVALDFLLRREPFFPNANEIFRLNARKQITIHLASVTPVNIFYIGRKLKGREDAFKAVRRIVRLTRICRTDESVLNAALNLGISDFEDAVQVAAAVAERLDAIVTRNFSDFEASPVPVYDPTEFLSLVSKG, from the coding sequence ATGCAAATCCTGCTCGATACAGATGTCGCGTTGGATTTTCTTCTTCGTCGCGAACCCTTCTTCCCGAATGCTAATGAGATCTTCCGTCTCAACGCTCGTAAACAAATCACCATCCATTTAGCCAGCGTCACGCCGGTCAATATTTTTTATATCGGACGTAAACTTAAAGGGCGAGAAGATGCTTTTAAAGCTGTTCGCCGCATTGTCCGGTTGACCCGCATTTGCCGCACCGACGAAAGCGTTCTCAACGCCGCCCTGAATCTTGGAATATCTGATTTCGAGGATGCCGTTCAGGTAGCCGCCGCCGTGGCTGAGCGCCTCGACGCGATCGTCACGCGGAATTTCAGTGATTTCGAGGCGTCACCGGTTCCTGTGTATGATCCGACTGAGTTCCTGAGTCTCGTCTCGAAAGGTTGA
- a CDS encoding UPF0175 family protein gives MTATLEINLPDSVKLSDFDLKMTLAAKMYEDGTLSGGQAANLAGVSKREFLESLGKYGVSIFGYSLDELEDDMGEVAIHERIAITESLAGSLRPDGKYVPMTREEDRELIEEYLAEKHS, from the coding sequence ATGACCGCGACGCTTGAGATAAATTTGCCCGATTCCGTCAAACTTAGTGATTTTGATCTGAAAATGACGCTCGCCGCAAAGATGTATGAAGACGGAACTCTCTCGGGCGGGCAGGCGGCGAACTTGGCCGGGGTATCGAAGCGAGAATTCCTCGAATCTCTCGGAAAGTATGGAGTGTCGATCTTTGGCTATTCGCTCGACGAACTGGAAGACGATATGGGCGAGGTTGCGATCCACGAGCGGATCGCAATAACTGAGAGTCTGGCCGGCTCGCTTCGACCAGATGGCAAGTATGTCCCGATGACTCGCGAAGAAGACCGGGAACTGATCGAAGAGTACCTTGCCGAAAAACATTCCTAA
- a CDS encoding DNA primase codes for MLFDQYFIDDLKTRADLVRIIQPYALDLKKKGRNWMACCPFHQEKTPSFSVSPEKGFYKCFGCGKGGTAFNFLMEMEGLNFPEAVKRVAEMSGVPLPEPVDDVSFQRSKQQREEKKQLADQVIELNEVALEFWEKELQGKSKKAKEAREYLANRGISEEIQRRFRIGLSPDKWDGLLSVLRDFGADEKVIAQSGLVSVNEEKERTYDRFRGRIMFPVLDVNGRPVAFGARALKPDDEPKYLNSPETPAYVKSEHLYGLFQGKDAIRKKTFGILVEGYLDLIALVQFGVTNVAASLGTAFTEQQAKLLGRFAKSVVINYDGDSAGIKAARRAIEQLLPQDFDVKVLVLPDGKDPDDFIRENGKKTYDQARGNAEPFMQFAMRTSVGERNIANAKQKAAAIEEFLPVVAAIRNSIQKRESFDQAMEFFHVEDAGLRRELWNSLSQQRHGISPAVTQKISRAARPKTTIAERRLLELLTYDRELRDTVMPIIEPSDYEHLATAEMFAAFVAIQQRKQDIGPEELMEQLDDDEDMLNVAHEVLQAARPRPDEPIDRVLREAEDCIFALRGMAIGHRVAEISREAALATQSGNIKLANQLAAEQLELEKIRRSLQQRIKDL; via the coding sequence ATGCTCTTCGACCAATACTTCATTGACGACCTGAAGACCCGGGCCGATCTGGTGCGGATAATACAGCCGTATGCGCTGGACTTGAAGAAAAAGGGGCGGAACTGGATGGCGTGTTGTCCGTTTCATCAGGAAAAGACACCGTCATTCTCGGTGAGTCCGGAAAAGGGATTTTATAAATGCTTCGGCTGCGGCAAGGGCGGGACGGCTTTCAATTTTCTGATGGAGATGGAAGGGCTCAACTTCCCCGAGGCCGTCAAACGTGTTGCCGAGATGAGCGGCGTACCGCTGCCCGAGCCGGTCGATGACGTCAGTTTTCAGCGGTCAAAGCAGCAGCGTGAAGAGAAGAAGCAGCTTGCCGATCAAGTGATCGAGCTAAACGAGGTAGCGCTTGAGTTTTGGGAAAAGGAACTACAAGGAAAAAGTAAAAAGGCAAAAGAGGCGAGGGAATATCTCGCTAATCGGGGCATCTCTGAAGAGATACAACGGCGGTTCCGCATCGGCCTTTCGCCTGATAAATGGGACGGCCTGCTCAGCGTGCTGCGTGACTTTGGTGCGGACGAAAAGGTCATCGCGCAAAGCGGGCTTGTCTCGGTAAACGAAGAGAAGGAACGCACGTACGACCGCTTTCGTGGGCGGATCATGTTCCCGGTGCTCGATGTCAACGGGCGGCCGGTGGCATTCGGCGCACGCGCGCTAAAACCCGACGATGAGCCGAAATACCTCAATTCGCCCGAGACGCCGGCATACGTCAAGAGCGAGCATCTCTACGGTCTCTTTCAAGGCAAGGACGCTATCCGCAAGAAGACGTTCGGCATTCTCGTCGAAGGCTACCTCGACTTGATCGCACTCGTCCAGTTTGGCGTGACCAATGTCGCAGCGAGCCTCGGGACGGCGTTTACTGAGCAGCAGGCTAAGCTGCTTGGCCGCTTTGCAAAGAGCGTCGTCATCAATTACGACGGCGACTCGGCGGGCATCAAGGCTGCGCGGCGGGCGATCGAACAACTTTTGCCGCAGGATTTTGACGTCAAGGTGCTCGTGCTGCCCGACGGTAAGGATCCTGACGATTTTATCCGCGAGAACGGGAAAAAGACCTATGATCAGGCGCGCGGCAACGCTGAGCCTTTTATGCAGTTCGCCATGCGGACCTCGGTCGGAGAGCGAAACATCGCAAACGCCAAGCAAAAGGCCGCCGCGATCGAGGAATTCCTGCCTGTCGTTGCCGCGATCCGCAACAGCATCCAGAAACGCGAGAGTTTTGACCAGGCAATGGAGTTCTTTCACGTCGAAGACGCCGGCCTCAGGCGTGAATTGTGGAATTCCCTATCACAACAACGTCACGGCATCTCACCCGCGGTCACGCAGAAGATATCGCGCGCTGCCCGCCCAAAGACCACCATCGCCGAACGCCGCCTGCTCGAGCTGCTAACCTACGACCGTGAGCTTCGCGACACGGTAATGCCGATAATCGAACCGAGCGATTATGAGCACCTGGCGACCGCCGAGATGTTCGCGGCGTTTGTCGCCATACAGCAGCGAAAGCAAGATATCGGTCCCGAGGAGCTAATGGAACAACTCGATGACGACGAAGACATGCTCAACGTAGCTCACGAGGTCCTTCAGGCCGCAAGGCCGCGCCCGGACGAGCCTATCGACCGCGTTCTGCGCGAAGCCGAGGACTGTATTTTTGCTCTTCGCGGCATGGCTATTGGACATCGGGTTGCCGAGATCAGCCGCGAGGCTGCGCTGGCCACGCAATCCGGCAATATCAAGCTCGCCAATCAACTCGCGGCCGAGCAATTGGAGTTGGAAAAGATTCGCCGCAGCCTTCAGCAACGCATCAAAGATTTGTGA